A stretch of DNA from Pseudoalteromonas ruthenica:
ACATCACTTTGCGACCATAACTGGCGAATATCATCATAAATATTGGCAACCGGAATGGAGTGCTCAATCGTGGTGTGGCCATCAACCACCATGGTCAGATTATGCTGCAACAGAGAACCCCCTTCAGGGACAACCATCATACCAAGCTCTCGACCGGCGGCAATCACTTGTTGGCGCTGATCGCGACGCGGTTGGTTGTACGACTTCACACTAAACGCACCGACTTTCTGCAGGCGCTGAAGGTGGAATTTCGCATCATCAAGGGAGTCAACATGGGAGGTATACCCCGGCATGTTTGCTCCGTATAGAATGGTCCCTGTGGAGAAAATACGTGGTGCAACGATTTTACCGGCCTTTTGCATCTCACTGGCAGCGAAAATTTCCGTGGTATCGTTGCTGGGGTCGTGAATCGTGGTGACTCCCAGGGATAAACCGGCTAGGTTTTTCCAGTTTTGCTCAGGAATAATTTCGTCACTGCCTTGAGCGCCATGCGCGTGCGCATCGATGATCCCCGGCATAATGGTTTTACCGCTGACATCAATCACTTCAGCATCTTGTGGAATCTCTACCTGGTCTTGACTGCCAACCGCTTTGATGTGCTTACCATCGGTCAGCACCACGCCATTATCAATGACTTTATCGCCCTGCATGGTGATCACTTTTGCTCCCACCAGCGCTATCATGCCCTGTGGCTCTGCCATGGTTTGTTTAAAACCAATATTATCGCCACTGTCTACTTTAAAGTCGGCGTTCTCATCGCTTTGAATATTAAAAATACCCGCCAGTGAGGCATGATAAAGCTCGGGCCCTAAACTCCAGTAAAGCCTATCACTTGCACCACTCCAACTGATATTTTCACCAGCACGCACAGATAACGGCTCTATTGGGAACTGGCTGTCTTTAGGGCCGATATTAATGGTTTTGCCACGTTCAACAAAAGGCGTCACGAACACTTTAAAACGCTCAGCAAACGCCAAGTATTCCCCGTTTGGTGAAATACGAAACTCAGTGGCATGCTCAGATTCATACAGTTTGCGGATTTTTTTACTTTCCAGCTCAACCACACTTAAGGTCGGTTTTGGCCACGGGCTCATCACATAGATACGGTCATTGGCTTTGCCAAACTGTGGCTGATAGCCATGCTCAGTAATAAGCTCTGGCTGCTCATCACCATCGCTATCCACTGCGTAGATGCCTGCTTTCAACGACCACTGCGGGGCAAGTAAACTGCTTCCCGAAGATTTTCTAAATACCACGGTTTCTCCGTCGGGGCTGAACGCCGGCTCGACATATTTACCCGGCTGAGAGGTCAGCGTATCACCACGACCTGAGCGCGCCGAGACCACGCGAACACTGCCTTGTTTTTTGTCATCCCAAGTGACGTAGGCAATCTTTTTACCGTCGCGAGAAAAGGTCGGGAAGAATTCAAAATGATCGTCTTGGCGTGTTAGGCGCTGCACTTTACCTGATTCAAGGTCGCGCTTGTAAATATGACCCATGGCTTCAAAAATGGCGGTTTCACCATCGGGTGATACCTGCACATTGCGCAGCATTTTTACGTCAAATTCTGAGGAGTCTAACTGTTGGGTTACACGCACCGCTTTTTGGATGGATTTACTGGTGTTTACTGCAAAAGCGATTTCTGAACTCTCGCCACTTTGCACGTCAAGTTTGTGGATTTTCCCCCCGGCCCAAAACACCAATGACTCGTTGTCAGGTGTCCAAGCCATGCTAGGATACACCCCGTGAATTGCCCAAGTCTCTTGCATATCACGCTCAAGCTTATCGTACAGCTTGGTTTCTTTACCCGACTCTAAATCATATAAATACAGGGTGCTTTGGAAATCATCACGCTTGATGTAGGCCAACGTTTTGCCATCGGGAGAAGGCGTGGGCCGAATTGCACCACCGGGGCCGCTTAAAATGGTTTCTATCTCACCTGTTTCGCGGTCATAGCGCTTAATTTTGTAGATGCCCTGTACCGAGTCTTTGGAGTAGTGGAAGGTTTTACCTGGGGTGGCATCCTGTGAGAAATATACATAGCGGCCATCCGGTGAGAATGCGGGTTCGCCTAAGTCTTTCTGATCATTGGGGCGCTCTGTTAGCTGCACGCCCGAGCCACCGGCTTTGTGATACATCCATACTTCCCCGGCACCCAATGAACGGCTTGCAGTAAAGTGCTTACGGGCAACAATAAAGTCGCCATCGGGGCTCCATGCTGGGCTATTAAGCAAGCGAAATGACTCCTTGGTCACCTGCGTTTGTTCCGAGCCATCGATGTTCATAATCCAGATATTGTCACCGCCGCCTTGATCTGAGGTAAACGCAATATGCTTGCCATCTGGGCTAAAGCGAGGCTGCATTTGCCAGCCAATATCCGAGGTCAACTGTGTCGCCTCTCCGCCGCTTATCGGCATGGTGTAAATATCACCAAGCAAATCAAATACTAAGGTCTGCCCATCGGGGCTGATATCGACATTCATCCAGGTACCTTGAGTGACGTTGATGTTGGCATCAACAAATTCACCCTGAGGCTTATCTACTTGCCATTGTTGTTTTTCTTCTTGCTCGGCGCTGACCGGTAAAGCCAGCGAAACCGCCAGTGCTAAAGCACTGTATAGTGGAGTCTTCATTTGTGGGTCTCTTATTCTATTTATTTATTATCATTACCTACTAAAACAAAAACCGTATAAAAGTGGAAGTAACATGGGTTTAATAAGCAAAAATGGGGGATGGAATAGCAAGTCTGCGAGTATCGTTGTTATGTGAGCAAGATTGCAAGCTATGGCAATGTCGTTGACCAACCTGAGGCTAAAGTAAAAGGTAGCAAGCCAACAGCGCAGACCCTCTGGCCTGCCGCTGTTAGCATGATTAGCGAGACTTAGAAGTCAAACTTCACAGCAAGGCTAACCACATCCACACCATCAAACTGTTCGTACGACAGCTCAGCTAGCATAGCGTTGCTGAAGTTATACCCAACTCCGCCACCTAAGCCAAATTCCCATTCGTCTTCAGAGGCAGACTCGCCGTAAGCCGATGCTTTAACCTCTAGGTTAGCGTATGAAGGAGCGCCGTAGATATACAGGCCGCTCTCAAGGTCATATTGACCACGAAGTGACAGAGCCGTAAAGCTCTCTACTTCAATTTTAGCTCCGTATAATTCGTCATCACCAACACCTGTACCCAAACGTAACTCAGGTACAAGGTAAAAGTTGTCACCTGTTTTAAATTTGTAGCCTAAAGAACCAACCAAAGCGTTAAGGCTGATGCTGTCACCACCTTCACTGTCAGAAAGATTTACATAGCCTACACCCGCTTGCCAATTAGCCTGAGAAGCGAATGAAGTACCGGCTAAAACCAGTGCTAGCAGTGTTTTTTTCATCATGTTATTTCCCTTTATTTAATTATTAGCATTGCCGGGGGAGAACAAATCTTCAGCGTATACCCGCATCTTTTAACTGCTGGCATAACAGCTGTCGGGAGAGCGCAGAGTCAGTGCATAGAAAGGCTAATCGCATCCCAACGACAAATTCCATCCCTAGAAGTAACCCTGTAGTGATAGCTAGTTAACTAACACCTTTGTCACTTCGATGCGGATGTTAACAAAAAACAACATTAGCTACCTAGAGTTAAGCTTGATCTTTTTTCTGACCATTTAAGTAATAAGTTGCCTTGGAACGCTTACACTTTTAGTGCCTTTGCCAGTCACTGGGGTCGAATTGGTAATAATCTTTGAGGATATAAAATAGCTCAGCATCAAACTGCCGCATCGCCATGGGTTTTTCGATAAAAGTTTCGGTGGCCACAGCAAAAAACTCAGCCTCATTGGTGGCCCCGTAGCTGTGCATTACATGGGGCATATTGTAAGCAACATGGCTTTTTAACTTGGTAAAAGCGCGCGAGAACACCTCGCCCCAGCGTTGATACGCGGCCTTATTTGCTAGCTGCGGCGTACCATTGGTGCTGCCTGTTACCTGATCTAACTGGTGTGCAAATTCGTGAAACACCAAGTTATGGCCATCTTCCGGGAGGCGATTGCCCTCGAGCACATCGTGCCAGCTGAGCACCAAGGTGCCACCGGGCCATGACTCGCCTTCACGCACCACTTGATGATAGCTCACCAAACCGGCGACATCACGCTGGGTGACATTGGCGTAATAAGCACTGGGATAGAGCAAGATTTCTTTAACATTAGGGTACAAAGGCCAAGGTTTATTGAGCACCAACAGGCAGGCATCGGCGGCCACCACCAGTCTCATCGCCTCATTAACCTCTAAACCATCGCGACCGAGAAAACGCTTTTCGCCCAAAAACCAACAGATATGACGCTCAAGCTTGGCTCTATCGGCATCGGTCATGGCGTTATAAATGGGCATAGCCCGCTGCAAAAAAATCTGCTGCTCCTGGCTGAGTCCGGCATCATGGTATTGTCGCTGCCAGCGCTTGAGGCGGACATGGTCCCATTGCCAATACGCTACCACAAACACAATTAGCAAAATCAACAGTATCAGGTTTAACATCGGGTAATTCCTTGGCGCTATTACATGTTAATATGACCGCTGGCGCTAATTTTCAATTCCTCTACAAGCTTAAACAACATTATTTGTATCCTATGACATTACCAATCGAGGCAATAAAAGATCAGTTTTTATCAACACTTAGGCAGCAAAATGTAATCGTGCATGCGCCAACCGGCAGCGGTAAGTCCACCAACTTACCGCTATGGGCAAGCACACAAGGGCGTGTTTTGGTTGTGCAACCGCGGCGTATCGCGGCCACCTCGTTGGCGAACTATTTGGCTGAGCAATGCCAGCAAAAACCAGGACAACGCATCGGCTACGCAATTCGCTTTGAGGCTAAAATGGCGGCCCAAACCCAGGTTGTGTTTGCCACCCCTGGGGTCGCACTCAGGTGGTTTTTCGAGCAACAGCTTGCTGATTTTGACGTGGTCATGCTGGATGAGTTTCACGAGCGCCGCTGGGATACCGATTTACTCTTGGCGCTGTTGAAACACCATGGCAAGCACCGCTTGATACTCACCTCCGCGACCTTAGATGACCGTGCTTTAAGCGCTTATCTCACCACCAAAGCGCTCACCAGCCATGGCCGTACCTACCCTATCAGCAGCTACACCTTCGCCAGCGACGCCAGAGCGATGCCCAGCTCCCAAGATTTAGCGGCGCGTGTGCGCCAAGCCTGTGTCTATGCGCTGGATAACAGTGGTGCTGATATTTTGGTGTTTTTACCTGGTCGCGCTGAGATAGCTGCGTGCGTCAGCGCCTGCCAGGACTTACCCGCTGAATGTATTTCACTACACGGTTCCAGCCCGTTACAAGAACAACAGCGCGCGCTGCGCCAAGGGCCACAGCGACGCATTATTTTTGCCACTAACGTGGCCGAAACCTCGCTCACCGTGCCCGGGGTCGAATGCGTTATCGATTCCGGGCTTGAGCGCCGCACGCATCTTCGCAAAGGGAAAACCGTACTCGGCCTTGACGCCATAGCCGAAGACTCCATGCGCCAACGTATGGGCCGCTGTGGGCGCATCGCGCCTGGGCTATATATTCGCCTATTTGGTGAGCATGCTCCCTTGCTCAGCACCACGCCGGTAGAGGTGGAACGTGAAGCATTAGACGAACTCGTGCTAGCCAGTGCTTGCGCCGGTATTGCCGTGGATGATTTACCGCTGCTAACCGCGCCGCCGGACTCGTCTTTGCAACGAGCGATGACAAAATTACAACGCTTAGGGGCCGTAACCGCAGACGGCTTAGCCACGGCGTTGGGTAAAACCATTTACCCACTTCCTGTGGATGCTGATTTAGGTATGCTGATCCACAATATGCCCAGCAATGTATTGCGCCAAGCAATGATTGACTTGGCCGCCGCCATCGCCACCCCAGCGGCGCTATTTTCGCCGCCAAGCAGCAGTGAGCGTGAACAACTGCAAGCGCAACTCGGTGAGCAGTATGCCCTGTGCGACCTGGCGCTGCATATCGCCGTGGTCCGTGGCGGTGCTGCACAGCACATACTCACTATCAATAGCGAGGCGCTTAGCGAAGCGCGCACCTATGCCAACTATTTACGCCATGCCTATCAATTACCAGAGCTCGATAAAGCAGCGCGATACCAACATGCCACCCTAGTCGAGGCCATCGCCGAGCTAAACCCACACTGTGTCTATGTAAAACGCGATAATCGCCGTGGCAGCTTCGCCAATGGCGAAGATGAAGTGCGTCCTGCAAAAAGCTCCCTGCTTCAACACAACAGCAATGCGGCGCTGGTACTGGCAACATTTTCCTTAGCCGGGCGCGGTAAAAAGCACGCCGACACCTTAGCGACTATGTGTGCGCCAATGCAATTATCCCAGGTGCGCCAAGCTGTCCCTTACGACACCACCTTAGGCCAGTGTTATTGGTATGTTGACGAGCAGTGCCCGGAGGGAGAAATTCGTGCTGATATTATCCACAGCTATGCGGGAGTCGAGTTAGGGTCAAGCCATCAGCGCGTCGATGGCCAACATCTAAGCGCCAGCGTGGTTGCGCTTATGCGTGACAACCAGTTATTCGCCGGCAGCTATGAGCAGATATCGCAGGCTATTGCTCAGCATAATTTGTATCAGGCTTACCATCTACAACCAGCCATTGATATGGATGCCGACACCTTTATCGCTGAGCGTTTATATTCTCTGGGTGTACAAAGCCAAGAAGATCTACAGTTAATAGAGGCCGAGGATCTGCACTATCAGGGCATTGACCCTTGGCATGCGAAAGACTTTAATGAGCGCTTTCCCTTGCAAGTCACACTCCCGAGTATGGTACTCAACATCGAATATCACTTTCGCGCTAAGCGGTTAATCGCCCATTACCACAGCGGCGAGCGCAAAGACCCGCCCAAGCGCTGGGAGTTACCGGCGTGGAGTGGCCTTAAAATTCAATATAAAAAAGCCAGTAAGCTTGTGGATATCCGCTAGGGCATTGGCTTTTGGTACACCACAACTTGGTTTCTGCCGCTCTGCTTCGCTTGATATAGGGCGTTATCCGCTTGGGCGAGCATTCGGTCATAGTCCTGTGCGCCTTGACTGTCGGCAACGCCGATACTCACGGTAATATGCACACCATCGGCAAGCGCCGAGTAATCATGGCCAGATATCAATACCCGGATACGCTCGGCGCAGACTTGCGCCTCATGTACACTGAACCCAGGCAGTAGCAATGTGAACTCCTCCCCACCCCAGCGAGCAAACATCGCCTCTTGCGGCGCACAATGATGAATGAGGTTAGCCACTTCGGTGATCACTTTATCACCCACCATGTGCGAGTATTTATCATTGATGTTTTTGAAGTGATCAATATCAATGATCGCTAAGCTTAGAGGTTGTTGTTGCTGTTTAGCTTGCTCAAAATGCGCTATCAACCATTTGTCAAAGGCACGACGATTCGCCACCCCGGTGAGTTGATCATGCGTCGCTTGATGTTCAAAGGCTTTAGCTTGCTCCGCTAGGCTGCGAGTTTGCGCCTGCACCCTTAGCTTTAACTGGGCTTCGCTGCGCTTAAGGTGTAAAAAGCGCAAACGATATAGGGTAAATAATGCCAGTGCTAACACCACAATCATTGCGACTTTAAAGCTGAGTGTTTGCCAAAACTTAGGGGTAATGGTGAAATGAAAGCTTGCCGCAGATGCGGGCCATTCGCTATAAGGATAGCGCGCCCGCACATGAAACTCGTAATTACCGGGCGGTAAATTAGTGTATTCGGTCAGTGTGAGGTTACCGCGATTTACCCAGTTATCATCAAAGCCTTTGAGCTTAGTTTGATACTCAATGCGCTCCGGCATAATAAAGCCTAAACCGGCATAGGCAATAGATAAACGGTCTGCTTCTGAAGGCACCGTTAACGACGTTTTATCAAGGTTAGGTAGGAAGCCTTGCTCATCGTCAAAACCAATACTCTCGATGCTCACCGGCAGTGAGACACTGGCCATACGAACCAACTTCGCTGGGTCGACCACCGCTGCACCGCGCGCTGTCGCAATCCAAACGCTGTCATCATGGTGGCGCACTGCTGGGTATTGGGAGCCGCCGTTGGCTTGTGAGCTAAGCATACCATCACCTTCATCAAATAAGGTGAATTCTAATTGTGCATCCTCACTATCAAGGGAAGCCATCACATGAGTTTGACTTATGCGGATCACACCCCGGTTACTGGAAAGCCACAAGTGATCATACTTATCGTTTACAACGGCAAACAGCTTATCAACCGGTAACCCTTGCTCTCGACCGAGCTTGCGCAGGCGATGACTTTGATAATCATAATGGAGCAGCCCGCGATCGGTGGCCATCCACAGCGCATCATCCTGAACTAAAAACCCAAATGCATAGTCGGCATCGAAATGCTCGCGCAACGGCAAGGTGGTAAATTGCCCTTGGTGATAAAAAGCGACGCCGACCCCGGTGCCTATCCACAGTCGCTGTTGTTTATCTTGCGCTAGCGCCATAATAAAGTTACCGGGCAGACCTTGTTTATCGGTCAAGATTGTTACTTCTTCGGCGTTTTTCATACGCACAAGGCCACCCGCAGTGCCAATCCATAACGTGCCGTCAGCTTGCTCGTGAAGGGCCCTTACTTCGTTGCTCGGCAGACCCGTATCCCGGTTAATCACTGTTGTCAGACGTTGGCCGTCAAAATACATCAACCCGCTGGTATAAGTACCGACATACACACCACCGCGTTGGCTACTCGTGAGTGAAAGTACAGAAATGGGCGCATCCAGGGGAGATGAAATTTGCTCCACCTGTCCTTGGGTGTAACGGTTTAAACCGTTACTGGTACCAATGTAGAGCGCTCCATCAGTGTGCGAGAGCACACTACGCACATAATCTCCTGAGAGTCCGCGTGCGGTATTGACGGTGGTAAAGGGCGCTTGCCGCAAGCGAAAAAGCCCCCCATTGGTGCCAATCCAAATACTGTGTTCATTATCTTCAAGCAGCGATAAAATGCGATTGCTTGGTAGGCCAACATTGGCATCCAACTTTTCCAGCCCATACTCGCTGAAGCGAAATACCCCTTGATTGATGGTGCCAAGCCAAATGTCACCACGAAAATCAACCAAAATACTCGACACAGAATCGTCTGCTAGAGCGTTGTGTAGCAACGTAAATTCATTATTTACATAACGCCATACACCCTGCTCGGTGCCAACCAATAACGCCCCATCACGGTCTTCAGCCAACGAATAAATGGCGCCGGTAATAGCGCTGTTATCGCCCTCAACACCATGCATGGCTCCGTCTTCATAGTAATAAAGGCCGTTATTTGTTGCTGCCCAA
This window harbors:
- a CDS encoding helicase-related protein, with amino-acid sequence MTLPIEAIKDQFLSTLRQQNVIVHAPTGSGKSTNLPLWASTQGRVLVVQPRRIAATSLANYLAEQCQQKPGQRIGYAIRFEAKMAAQTQVVFATPGVALRWFFEQQLADFDVVMLDEFHERRWDTDLLLALLKHHGKHRLILTSATLDDRALSAYLTTKALTSHGRTYPISSYTFASDARAMPSSQDLAARVRQACVYALDNSGADILVFLPGRAEIAACVSACQDLPAECISLHGSSPLQEQQRALRQGPQRRIIFATNVAETSLTVPGVECVIDSGLERRTHLRKGKTVLGLDAIAEDSMRQRMGRCGRIAPGLYIRLFGEHAPLLSTTPVEVEREALDELVLASACAGIAVDDLPLLTAPPDSSLQRAMTKLQRLGAVTADGLATALGKTIYPLPVDADLGMLIHNMPSNVLRQAMIDLAAAIATPAALFSPPSSSEREQLQAQLGEQYALCDLALHIAVVRGGAAQHILTINSEALSEARTYANYLRHAYQLPELDKAARYQHATLVEAIAELNPHCVYVKRDNRRGSFANGEDEVRPAKSSLLQHNSNAALVLATFSLAGRGKKHADTLATMCAPMQLSQVRQAVPYDTTLGQCYWYVDEQCPEGEIRADIIHSYAGVELGSSHQRVDGQHLSASVVALMRDNQLFAGSYEQISQAIAQHNLYQAYHLQPAIDMDADTFIAERLYSLGVQSQEDLQLIEAEDLHYQGIDPWHAKDFNERFPLQVTLPSMVLNIEYHFRAKRLIAHYHSGERKDPPKRWELPAWSGLKIQYKKASKLVDIR
- a CDS encoding outer membrane protein, with translation MMKKTLLALVLAGTSFASQANWQAGVGYVNLSDSEGGDSISLNALVGSLGYKFKTGDNFYLVPELRLGTGVGDDELYGAKIEVESFTALSLRGQYDLESGLYIYGAPSYANLEVKASAYGESASEDEWEFGLGGGVGYNFSNAMLAELSYEQFDGVDVVSLAVKFDF
- a CDS encoding M90 family metallopeptidase, encoding MLNLILLILLIVFVVAYWQWDHVRLKRWQRQYHDAGLSQEQQIFLQRAMPIYNAMTDADRAKLERHICWFLGEKRFLGRDGLEVNEAMRLVVAADACLLVLNKPWPLYPNVKEILLYPSAYYANVTQRDVAGLVSYHQVVREGESWPGGTLVLSWHDVLEGNRLPEDGHNLVFHEFAHQLDQVTGSTNGTPQLANKAAYQRWGEVFSRAFTKLKSHVAYNMPHVMHSYGATNEAEFFAVATETFIEKPMAMRQFDAELFYILKDYYQFDPSDWQRH
- a CDS encoding ligand-binding sensor domain-containing diguanylate cyclase, which gives rise to MKIILYLAISLLSLSSFANQVPKNIPSNVPLSHYFAETWDTRDGLPHNSVNALAQTPDGYVWVGTWEGVARFNGRTFKLFTRGVLTGLPDSGIRSLNVDKATQQLYVAGSRGGISVVERERWQALKPAQPMVNFAVRSGDGALWLALEDGGLVRRTQQGDEQNLLPNVSAYQVFEQQEGRIWAATNNGLYYYEDGAMHGVEGDNSAITGAIYSLAEDRDGALLVGTEQGVWRYVNNEFTLLHNALADDSVSSILVDFRGDIWLGTINQGVFRFSEYGLEKLDANVGLPSNRILSLLEDNEHSIWIGTNGGLFRLRQAPFTTVNTARGLSGDYVRSVLSHTDGALYIGTSNGLNRYTQGQVEQISSPLDAPISVLSLTSSQRGGVYVGTYTSGLMYFDGQRLTTVINRDTGLPSNEVRALHEQADGTLWIGTAGGLVRMKNAEEVTILTDKQGLPGNFIMALAQDKQQRLWIGTGVGVAFYHQGQFTTLPLREHFDADYAFGFLVQDDALWMATDRGLLHYDYQSHRLRKLGREQGLPVDKLFAVVNDKYDHLWLSSNRGVIRISQTHVMASLDSEDAQLEFTLFDEGDGMLSSQANGGSQYPAVRHHDDSVWIATARGAAVVDPAKLVRMASVSLPVSIESIGFDDEQGFLPNLDKTSLTVPSEADRLSIAYAGLGFIMPERIEYQTKLKGFDDNWVNRGNLTLTEYTNLPPGNYEFHVRARYPYSEWPASAASFHFTITPKFWQTLSFKVAMIVVLALALFTLYRLRFLHLKRSEAQLKLRVQAQTRSLAEQAKAFEHQATHDQLTGVANRRAFDKWLIAHFEQAKQQQQPLSLAIIDIDHFKNINDKYSHMVGDKVITEVANLIHHCAPQEAMFARWGGEEFTLLLPGFSVHEAQVCAERIRVLISGHDYSALADGVHITVSIGVADSQGAQDYDRMLAQADNALYQAKQSGRNQVVVYQKPMP
- a CDS encoding amidohydrolase family protein, whose translation is MKTPLYSALALAVSLALPVSAEQEEKQQWQVDKPQGEFVDANINVTQGTWMNVDISPDGQTLVFDLLGDIYTMPISGGEATQLTSDIGWQMQPRFSPDGKHIAFTSDQGGGDNIWIMNIDGSEQTQVTKESFRLLNSPAWSPDGDFIVARKHFTASRSLGAGEVWMYHKAGGSGVQLTERPNDQKDLGEPAFSPDGRYVYFSQDATPGKTFHYSKDSVQGIYKIKRYDRETGEIETILSGPGGAIRPTPSPDGKTLAYIKRDDFQSTLYLYDLESGKETKLYDKLERDMQETWAIHGVYPSMAWTPDNESLVFWAGGKIHKLDVQSGESSEIAFAVNTSKSIQKAVRVTQQLDSSEFDVKMLRNVQVSPDGETAIFEAMGHIYKRDLESGKVQRLTRQDDHFEFFPTFSRDGKKIAYVTWDDKKQGSVRVVSARSGRGDTLTSQPGKYVEPAFSPDGETVVFRKSSGSSLLAPQWSLKAGIYAVDSDGDEQPELITEHGYQPQFGKANDRIYVMSPWPKPTLSVVELESKKIRKLYESEHATEFRISPNGEYLAFAERFKVFVTPFVERGKTINIGPKDSQFPIEPLSVRAGENISWSGASDRLYWSLGPELYHASLAGIFNIQSDENADFKVDSGDNIGFKQTMAEPQGMIALVGAKVITMQGDKVIDNGVVLTDGKHIKAVGSQDQVEIPQDAEVIDVSGKTIMPGIIDAHAHGAQGSDEIIPEQNWKNLAGLSLGVTTIHDPSNDTTEIFAASEMQKAGKIVAPRIFSTGTILYGANMPGYTSHVDSLDDAKFHLQRLQKVGAFSVKSYNQPRRDQRQQVIAAGRELGMMVVPEGGSLLQHNLTMVVDGHTTIEHSIPVANIYDDIRQLWSQSDVAYTPTLGVAYGGIWGENYWYDKTDVWNHPRLSKFVPKNQLLPRAMRRTKAPDHHYNHFNNARVAAQLQDQGVLVNVGAHGQREGLAAHWEMWMFAQGGMSPLEVIRTATIDPAKTLGLENNLGSLEAGKLADLIVIDGDILSDIRQSDKVRYTMINGRLFDAATMNEVGEPARAPLHFE